A portion of the Mus pahari chromosome 17, PAHARI_EIJ_v1.1, whole genome shotgun sequence genome contains these proteins:
- the LOC110335218 gene encoding LOW QUALITY PROTEIN: dynein light chain 1, cytoplasmic-like (The sequence of the model RefSeq protein was modified relative to this genomic sequence to represent the inferred CDS: inserted 1 base in 1 codon; substituted 1 base at 1 genomic stop codon) produces MCDRKAVIKNADMSEEMQQDSVECATQALEKYNIEKDIATNIKKEFDKKYNXWHCIVGXNFGSYVTHETKHFIYFYLGQVAILLFKSG; encoded by the exons ATGTGCGACCGGAAGGCGGTGATCAAAAATGCAGACATGTCGGAAGAGATGCAACAGGACTCGGTGGAGTGCGCTACCCAGGCGTTGGAGAAGTACAACATAGAGAAGGATATTGCGACCAACATCAAGAAGGAGTTTGACAAGAAGTACA CCTGGCACTGCATTGTGGGCTGAAACTTCGGTAGTTATGTGACACACGAAACCAAACACTTCATCTACTTCTACCTGGGTCAGGTGGCCATTCTTCTGTTCAAATCTGGTTAA